Proteins encoded together in one Pontiella desulfatans window:
- the cysD gene encoding sulfate adenylyltransferase subunit CysD has translation MKYQLSQLKQLEAESIRIIRDAYSQFENPVMLYSIGKDSGVMVRLAQKAFYPGKVPFPLMHIDSTFKFKEMIQFRDQFCKDEGLDLIVHQNAEGKAAGANPFELGSRKYTDLMKTQALLAGLDKYKFDCAFGGARRDEEKSRAKERIFSFRDQHHQWDPKNQRPELWANYNARINPGESVRVFPLSNWTELDIWQYIRLENLPIVPLYFAKKRTVVEYNGMTVMVDDDRLPLDGQTPREEMIRFRTLGCYPLTGAIASEADTVEKIVEEMMTTRLSERSTRAIDKDSDSSMEQKKREGYF, from the coding sequence ATGAAATATCAGCTCAGCCAGTTGAAACAGTTGGAAGCGGAGAGCATCCGCATCATCCGCGATGCCTACAGCCAGTTCGAGAATCCGGTCATGCTCTATTCGATCGGCAAGGATTCGGGCGTCATGGTGCGCCTTGCGCAAAAGGCGTTCTATCCGGGCAAAGTGCCCTTCCCGCTCATGCACATCGACTCCACCTTCAAGTTCAAGGAGATGATCCAGTTCCGCGACCAGTTCTGCAAAGACGAGGGTCTGGACCTGATTGTTCACCAGAACGCTGAAGGCAAAGCGGCGGGCGCCAACCCCTTCGAGCTGGGAAGCCGCAAATATACCGACCTCATGAAAACGCAGGCGCTGCTGGCGGGTCTGGATAAATACAAGTTCGACTGCGCCTTCGGCGGCGCCCGCCGCGACGAGGAAAAGTCGCGCGCCAAGGAGCGCATCTTTTCCTTCCGCGACCAGCATCACCAATGGGACCCGAAAAACCAGCGCCCCGAGCTCTGGGCAAACTACAACGCCCGCATCAATCCCGGCGAAAGCGTCCGCGTCTTCCCGCTCTCCAACTGGACGGAGCTCGACATCTGGCAATACATCCGACTCGAAAACCTTCCGATCGTGCCGCTCTACTTCGCCAAGAAGCGCACGGTGGTCGAATACAACGGCATGACCGTCATGGTCGACGACGACCGCCTGCCGCTCGACGGCCAAACGCCCCGCGAAGAGATGATCCGCTTCCGAACCCTCGGTTGCTACCCCCTCACCGGCGCCATTGCCTCCGAGGCCGACACCGTCGAAAAAATCGTGGAGGAAATGATGACCACCCGCCTCAGCGAACGCTCCACCCGCGCCATCGACAAAGACTCCGACTCCTCGATGGAACAGAAAAAACGCGAAGGCTACTTCTAA
- a CDS encoding RrF2 family transcriptional regulator has protein sequence MKLSTKPRYGLRILAQIAADGGDASPVSGKEVARKQGISIAYIEQILIPMRNAGLVRTVRGRNGGYMLDRPSAEITLLEIIELFEGKLELVSDHDTNTATEIWNRLTHSLRKQTGAITVADLAELISAENPPIIDFMI, from the coding sequence TTGAAACTCTCCACCAAGCCAAGATACGGCTTGCGCATCCTTGCGCAGATTGCCGCCGACGGGGGCGATGCCTCCCCCGTCAGCGGCAAGGAGGTGGCGCGCAAGCAAGGGATTTCGATCGCCTACATCGAGCAGATCCTGATCCCGATGCGCAACGCCGGGCTGGTGAGAACCGTGCGCGGGCGCAATGGCGGCTATATGCTCGACCGTCCCTCCGCGGAAATCACGTTGCTCGAAATCATCGAGCTGTTCGAAGGCAAACTCGAACTCGTTTCCGACCACGACACAAACACGGCCACCGAGATCTGGAACCGGCTGACCCACTCCCTGCGCAAACAGACCGGGGCCATCACCGTGGCCGATCTCGCCGAGCTCATCTCCGCCGAAAACCCGCCCATCATCGACTTCATGATCTAG
- a CDS encoding transcription termination/antitermination NusG family protein: MEETFQFEKGEHWYCVRAKPKKERMAAANLASMHGLEVFCPQIRFRRKTVRGPVWFQEAMFPGYLFARFDMFDMKRAVSYAVGVMNIPQFNNRYVPVPDPMIEALKSDLDEGDVVDGGVPLEVGDETTILEGSMRGLKVKVIKVMPAEDRVAVLLEMLGTLVEAEFPSEALEHRPKHRVATED, translated from the coding sequence ATGGAAGAGACCTTCCAGTTTGAAAAGGGCGAGCATTGGTATTGCGTGCGCGCGAAGCCCAAGAAGGAGCGGATGGCGGCGGCCAACCTGGCTTCGATGCATGGGCTGGAGGTTTTCTGCCCGCAGATCCGCTTCCGCCGCAAAACCGTACGCGGCCCCGTTTGGTTCCAGGAGGCGATGTTCCCCGGCTATCTGTTTGCGCGGTTCGACATGTTCGACATGAAGCGCGCCGTTTCCTACGCGGTCGGCGTCATGAACATTCCCCAGTTCAACAACCGATATGTGCCCGTTCCCGACCCCATGATCGAAGCCCTGAAAAGCGATCTCGACGAAGGCGATGTGGTGGACGGCGGTGTTCCGCTCGAAGTGGGCGACGAAACCACGATTTTGGAAGGGTCGATGCGCGGCCTTAAGGTGAAGGTGATCAAGGTTATGCCGGCGGAGGATCGAGTTGCGGTTCTGCTGGAGATGCTCGGCACACTGGTGGAAGCCGAGTTCCCGTCGGAAGCCTTGGAGCACCGCCCCAAGCACAGGGTGGCGACGGAAGACTGA
- a CDS encoding GbsR/MarR family transcriptional regulator — MNGATDSLRTLNELESEVIALFVRMADVLNLPRSVGELYGILFISTDPLCLDDCRLRLNISKGSTSQGLKILRSFGAIRTVYIPGDRKDYYVAETSLRKIASGFASEQIQPHVASGADRIDRIRALLDRHVGEEREDLLEKIDLLENWQRRAGKTLPLVLKLIGGS; from the coding sequence ATGAATGGTGCGACCGACAGCCTACGAACGTTGAACGAACTCGAGAGCGAAGTGATTGCTCTGTTTGTCCGTATGGCCGATGTGCTGAACCTGCCGCGCTCGGTGGGGGAGCTCTACGGCATCCTGTTCATTTCCACCGATCCGCTCTGTCTCGACGATTGCCGGCTGAGATTGAACATCAGCAAGGGGTCGACGAGCCAGGGGCTAAAGATCCTGCGTTCGTTCGGGGCCATCCGGACGGTCTATATTCCGGGCGACCGCAAGGATTACTATGTGGCCGAAACCTCGTTGCGCAAAATTGCGTCGGGTTTCGCCAGCGAGCAGATCCAGCCGCATGTCGCCAGCGGCGCGGACCGCATCGACCGCATTCGCGCATTGCTTGATCGGCATGTGGGCGAAGAGCGCGAGGATTTGCTGGAAAAAATCGATCTGCTGGAAAACTGGCAGCGCCGGGCCGGGAAGACGCTGCCGCTCGTGTTGAAGTTGATAGGCGGTAGCTAG
- the rfbB gene encoding dTDP-glucose 4,6-dehydratase, with product MKVVVTGGAGFIGSAVCRHLVKDKACEVLNLDKLTYAGVPESLKEIEDSPLYRFEKADVCDKTAVAAIFADYQPDAVMHLAAESHVDRSIDGPATFIETNIVGTYTMLECARDYWNGLSEGKKERFRFHHISTDEVYGSLGDDGLFEETTPYDPRSPYSASKASSDHLVKAWFHTYGLPVVITNCSNNYGPYHFPEKLIPLVILNALDEKPLPIYGKGDNIRDWLYVEDHAKALVAVVASGELGETYNVGGRNERTNLEVVETICSILDELRPRTEGSYKDLITFVADRPGHDARYAIDATKLETELGWKAQENFDTGIRRTIQWYLDNDWWWRPIREGRYSGERLGKA from the coding sequence TTGAAAGTAGTGGTAACTGGAGGAGCTGGCTTCATTGGGTCGGCGGTTTGCCGCCACCTGGTGAAGGACAAGGCATGCGAGGTGCTGAACCTCGACAAGCTGACCTATGCCGGGGTTCCGGAGTCGTTGAAGGAAATCGAGGACAGCCCGCTCTACCGCTTTGAGAAAGCGGATGTTTGCGACAAAACCGCCGTTGCGGCAATTTTTGCGGATTACCAACCCGACGCGGTGATGCACCTAGCGGCGGAATCGCACGTAGACCGGTCGATCGATGGCCCGGCGACATTCATTGAAACCAATATTGTCGGCACCTACACGATGCTGGAATGTGCCCGCGACTATTGGAATGGGCTTTCGGAAGGAAAGAAAGAGAGGTTCCGTTTCCACCACATTTCAACCGACGAGGTCTATGGCTCGCTTGGGGACGATGGCTTGTTCGAGGAAACCACACCCTATGATCCGCGTTCACCCTATTCGGCGAGCAAGGCCTCGAGCGATCATTTGGTAAAGGCCTGGTTCCACACCTATGGACTACCGGTCGTGATCACCAATTGCTCGAATAACTATGGCCCGTACCATTTTCCCGAAAAACTGATCCCGCTCGTGATCCTGAACGCACTGGATGAAAAACCGTTGCCGATCTATGGCAAGGGCGACAACATTCGCGACTGGCTCTACGTTGAAGACCACGCAAAAGCCCTGGTGGCCGTGGTCGCGTCCGGCGAGTTGGGCGAAACCTACAACGTCGGGGGCCGCAACGAACGCACCAACCTTGAAGTCGTGGAAACCATCTGCTCCATTCTCGACGAGCTCCGCCCGCGCACCGAAGGTTCCTACAAGGATTTGATCACCTTCGTTGCCGACCGCCCCGGGCACGATGCTCGCTATGCGATTGACGCCACCAAGCTTGAAACCGAGCTGGGTTGGAAGGCGCAGGAAAACTTCGATACCGGTATTCGTCGCACGATCCAATGGTATCTCGACAACGACTGGTGGTGGCGCCCGATCCGCGAGGGACGCTACTCGGGCGAACGTTTGGGGAAGGCATAA
- a CDS encoding GIY-YIG nuclease family protein, with amino-acid sequence MSADGRVWLEEPSRGFKAPPDERLKSHNAGRVKSTKAFRPWERVFLEEHPDRNTAEKRERYLKSGWGRRWLKNRFRRDV; translated from the coding sequence CTGAGTGCAGACGGCCGCGTTTGGCTCGAAGAGCCATCACGCGGGTTTAAGGCACCGCCCGATGAGCGCTTAAAATCGCACAATGCGGGCCGAGTAAAATCGACCAAGGCTTTCCGCCCTTGGGAGCGGGTTTTTCTGGAGGAACATCCAGACAGGAACACAGCGGAAAAGAGAGAGCGGTATCTCAAGTCAGGTTGGGGACGCCGTTGGCTCAAAAACAGATTTAGGAGAGATGTCTGA
- the cysN gene encoding sulfate adenylyltransferase subunit CysN, with the protein MDIDNFLNQHENKSLLRLLTCGSVDDGKSTLIGRLLYDSKLIFDDQLSALHADSEKVGNAGEGEIDYALLLDGLKAEREQGITIDVAYRYFATPKRKFIIADTPGHEQYTRNMATGASTADLALILIDARYGVITQTKRHTFLVSLLGLKHIVVVVNKMDLKDYDEAVFHSIKADFEEFSADLNLPNVSFIPISALKGDNVVEKSDKTAWYKGEPLLPILEEVDVAAGLNLDDFRFPVQLVSRPNLDFRGFAGTVASGTVRPGDKIKALPSLKESTIKRIVTADGDLEEAFASQAVTLELNDEIDISNGEMIVHAENVPHISSHLEASIVWMTETPLKEGKTYVIRHTSRTTKASISELKFSVDVNTLEKNPTTELKLNEIGRIVLATHLPLFFDPYAKNRETGSFILIDPISNTTAGAGMIEGRLTVDKPGADVGGESATVGSVDRREFLWEKSQIDAGVRANRNGHKGKAVLFIGNAAKKNDLAKFLELKLFNNRNQSFYLGVNSLMEGLDADLENNFQNREEHIRRIGELGRILTDAGLIFISALDRIDAYELSLLKHLNSPNELLVISVGQSPVDDHFIDLKLGEEIDRNDAIAQITTELNRQNVFPEYTI; encoded by the coding sequence ATGGATATCGATAATTTCTTGAACCAACACGAAAACAAAAGCCTGCTGCGCCTGCTGACCTGCGGATCGGTGGACGACGGGAAATCAACCCTGATCGGCCGCCTGCTCTACGACAGCAAGCTGATATTCGACGACCAGCTCAGCGCCCTGCACGCCGACTCCGAAAAAGTCGGCAACGCCGGCGAAGGCGAGATCGACTACGCCCTGCTCCTCGACGGCCTCAAGGCCGAGCGCGAGCAAGGCATCACCATCGATGTCGCCTACCGCTACTTCGCCACGCCCAAGCGCAAGTTCATCATTGCCGACACCCCCGGCCACGAGCAGTACACCCGCAACATGGCCACCGGAGCCTCCACCGCCGACCTGGCGCTCATCCTTATCGATGCGCGCTACGGCGTCATCACCCAGACCAAGCGCCACACCTTCCTCGTCTCGTTGCTTGGCCTCAAGCACATCGTCGTGGTCGTGAACAAGATGGACTTGAAGGATTACGACGAAGCCGTCTTCCACTCCATCAAAGCCGATTTCGAGGAATTCAGCGCCGACCTCAATCTGCCGAACGTCAGTTTCATTCCCATTTCCGCGCTCAAGGGCGACAACGTGGTGGAGAAATCCGATAAGACGGCGTGGTACAAAGGCGAGCCGCTGCTGCCCATCCTCGAGGAGGTCGATGTGGCCGCCGGACTCAACCTCGACGACTTCCGCTTCCCGGTGCAGCTCGTCAGCCGCCCGAACCTCGACTTCCGCGGCTTCGCCGGCACCGTGGCCTCGGGCACCGTCCGCCCCGGCGACAAGATCAAGGCGTTGCCCTCGCTCAAGGAATCCACCATCAAGCGCATCGTCACGGCCGACGGCGACCTCGAGGAAGCGTTTGCGTCGCAGGCGGTCACGCTCGAACTCAACGACGAGATCGACATTTCCAACGGCGAGATGATCGTGCATGCGGAAAACGTCCCGCACATTTCCAGCCATCTCGAAGCCTCCATTGTCTGGATGACCGAAACCCCGCTCAAGGAGGGTAAGACCTATGTGATCCGGCATACCAGCCGCACCACCAAGGCCAGCATTTCCGAACTCAAGTTCAGCGTCGATGTCAACACCTTGGAAAAGAATCCGACCACCGAGCTGAAGCTCAACGAGATCGGCCGCATTGTGCTGGCCACCCACCTGCCGCTCTTCTTCGACCCCTATGCGAAAAACCGCGAAACCGGCAGCTTCATCCTCATCGACCCGATCTCCAACACCACCGCCGGAGCAGGCATGATCGAAGGCCGCCTCACGGTGGACAAACCCGGCGCCGACGTCGGAGGCGAATCCGCAACCGTGGGCAGCGTCGACCGCCGCGAGTTCCTCTGGGAAAAGAGCCAGATCGATGCCGGGGTGCGCGCCAACCGCAACGGACACAAGGGCAAGGCCGTACTCTTCATCGGAAATGCCGCGAAGAAAAACGACCTGGCAAAATTCCTGGAACTCAAGTTGTTCAACAATCGCAACCAATCCTTCTACCTCGGCGTCAACAGCCTGATGGAAGGTCTCGACGCCGACCTGGAAAACAACTTCCAGAACCGGGAGGAGCACATCCGCCGCATCGGCGAGCTCGGCCGCATCCTGACCGATGCCGGCCTGATCTTCATCAGCGCACTGGATCGGATCGATGCCTATGAGTTGTCGTTGCTCAAACACCTCAACTCCCCCAACGAACTGCTGGTGATCAGCGTCGGCCAAAGCCCGGTCGATGACCACTTCATCGACCTGAAGCTTGGGGAAGAGATCGACCGCAACGACGCCATTGCACAGATCACCACCGAGCTCAACCGCCAAAACGTCTTCCCGGAATACACCATCTAG
- a CDS encoding phosphoadenylyl-sulfate reductase, giving the protein MEKITENLIESLQNELSEASAQEIVAFAATHLEFPVFATSLGEEDQVITDIIAKGGLNIPVFTLDTGRLFPETYELIATTESTYGLKIKTTFPDANEVERMVAEEGINLFRKSIESRKRCCGVRKMQPLRRMLGQSSGWICGLRRDQSPTRTGMHAIEWDAANNLPKFNPLIDWSLDDVRAYIQQNGVPCNPLHAQGFVSIGCACCTRAIQPGEDIRAGRWWWEAPEQKECGLHVADGKIVRTKDLNQ; this is encoded by the coding sequence ATGGAAAAAATTACCGAAAACCTAATCGAATCCCTGCAAAACGAGCTTTCCGAAGCATCTGCGCAGGAGATCGTCGCTTTTGCCGCCACCCACCTCGAATTCCCTGTTTTCGCGACCTCGCTCGGGGAGGAAGACCAGGTCATCACCGATATCATTGCAAAAGGCGGGTTGAATATTCCTGTTTTCACCCTCGATACTGGCCGGCTCTTCCCCGAAACCTACGAGCTGATCGCCACCACCGAGTCAACGTATGGCCTGAAGATCAAAACCACATTCCCCGATGCAAACGAGGTGGAGCGAATGGTGGCCGAGGAAGGCATCAACCTTTTCCGCAAGAGCATCGAGTCGCGCAAGCGCTGCTGCGGCGTGCGCAAGATGCAGCCGCTCCGGCGCATGCTCGGCCAATCCAGCGGCTGGATCTGCGGGCTGCGTCGCGACCAGTCGCCCACCCGCACCGGGATGCACGCAATCGAGTGGGATGCCGCCAACAACCTTCCCAAATTCAACCCGCTCATCGATTGGTCGCTCGACGATGTGCGCGCCTATATCCAGCAAAACGGCGTGCCCTGCAATCCGCTGCACGCCCAGGGCTTCGTGAGCATCGGCTGCGCCTGCTGCACCCGGGCCATCCAGCCCGGCGAGGATATCCGTGCCGGCCGCTGGTGGTGGGAAGCGCCGGAACAGAAGGAATGCGGCCTGCATGTGGCCGATGGAAAAATTGTTAGAACCAAGGATTTAAACCAATAG
- a CDS encoding helix-turn-helix domain-containing protein, translating into MSLMNELKTEIGRLARKEIKKELEPIKRVNAAQRKLIANLRRDVTELQSEIAWLQKASDKPLPVQADDESAQNFWISGKGVLSLRKRLGITQMELAKLADVSHQTVVRWEKTSGKIPFRNKLTPPRMQQIRAMDKRSAWAELEKEPKKK; encoded by the coding sequence ATGTCGTTAATGAATGAACTGAAAACGGAAATCGGCCGCCTGGCCCGCAAGGAAATCAAAAAGGAACTCGAGCCCATCAAGCGAGTCAACGCGGCCCAACGAAAATTGATCGCCAACCTCCGGCGCGATGTTACCGAATTGCAAAGTGAAATCGCATGGCTACAAAAGGCGAGCGACAAGCCGCTTCCCGTTCAAGCCGACGATGAGTCCGCGCAAAATTTCTGGATCTCCGGCAAAGGCGTCCTCTCGTTGCGCAAGCGCCTCGGCATCACACAAATGGAATTGGCCAAGCTCGCCGACGTCTCCCACCAGACCGTGGTGCGCTGGGAAAAAACCTCGGGAAAGATTCCCTTCCGCAACAAACTCACCCCGCCGCGCATGCAGCAAATCCGCGCCATGGACAAACGCTCCGCCTGGGCCGAGCTGGAAAAAGAGCCGAAGAAAAAATAA
- the glmS gene encoding glutamine--fructose-6-phosphate transaminase (isomerizing), which yields MCGIVGYFGKRNASDILVDGLRRMEYRGYDSAGVACLHGGKIGVVKNPGKIKALREKVDASGVETLRAATLGIGHTRWATHGPPNEVNAHPHLDASGHFAMVHNGIIENYKQIRAKLAQNGIECISDTDSETLIQLIAYCYKDNLEKAVSEALKKVKGTYGIVVMTDKEPGKLVTARCGSPIVLGLGKEETVIASDASAIIPHTRDAVYLEDFDMAVITADGVQMFDLQHAPINRETTKMDWEDGAAEKGEYDHFMLKEMFEQPDAIRNAIRGRLDFDMGTAILSGLDFSPRDAAQIGRVLVVGCGTSMHAGMVGEYAFEEMAGIPAEVEQAAEFRYRNPIVTPHDLVLAISQSGETADTLAAVREAKHKGAIVAGICNVVGSTIARETGRGVYLHAGPEIGVASTKAFTCQVSVMLMMALKIARTRRLPRHEGEELSRWIEKLPELVEKVLEQNEAIKVVAQKYAQCENAFFIGRGYLFPVALEGALKLKEISYVHAEGYHAAELKHGPIALLQENTPVVALLNNIPGKDKTLGNAEECKARNAPVIAVVSEGDEAIADEFDDVIVVPNCPPCITPIPTVVALQLLSYHIAAARGCEIDQPRNLAKSVTVE from the coding sequence ATGTGTGGAATCGTAGGGTATTTTGGAAAACGCAATGCATCGGATATTCTGGTCGACGGTCTGCGGCGGATGGAATACCGGGGGTATGACTCGGCTGGAGTGGCCTGTTTGCACGGCGGGAAAATCGGTGTTGTAAAGAACCCCGGGAAGATCAAGGCGCTTAGGGAAAAGGTGGATGCCTCCGGGGTGGAGACGCTTCGGGCAGCAACGCTGGGCATCGGCCATACGCGCTGGGCCACGCACGGCCCGCCCAACGAGGTCAACGCACACCCGCACCTCGATGCCTCCGGCCATTTCGCCATGGTGCACAACGGGATCATCGAGAACTACAAGCAGATCCGCGCCAAGCTCGCGCAAAACGGGATCGAATGCATTTCCGACACCGATTCCGAAACCCTCATCCAACTGATTGCCTATTGCTACAAGGACAACCTCGAGAAGGCGGTTAGCGAAGCGCTGAAGAAGGTCAAGGGCACCTATGGCATTGTTGTTATGACCGACAAGGAGCCGGGCAAGCTGGTGACGGCCCGTTGCGGCAGTCCGATTGTCCTTGGTTTGGGCAAGGAGGAAACCGTTATTGCCAGCGATGCCTCCGCCATTATCCCGCACACCCGCGATGCGGTCTATCTCGAAGACTTCGATATGGCGGTGATCACCGCGGACGGCGTGCAAATGTTCGATCTCCAGCACGCTCCGATCAACCGCGAAACCACGAAAATGGATTGGGAAGACGGCGCCGCCGAAAAGGGGGAATACGACCACTTCATGCTCAAGGAAATGTTCGAGCAGCCCGATGCCATCCGTAACGCCATCCGCGGTCGCCTCGATTTCGACATGGGAACGGCCATCCTTTCCGGGCTCGATTTTTCCCCGCGCGACGCCGCGCAAATCGGGCGCGTTCTCGTGGTCGGTTGCGGCACCTCGATGCACGCGGGCATGGTGGGCGAGTATGCCTTCGAGGAAATGGCCGGCATTCCCGCAGAAGTGGAGCAGGCCGCCGAATTCCGCTACCGCAACCCGATCGTCACCCCGCACGACCTCGTGCTGGCCATCAGCCAGTCGGGCGAAACCGCCGACACCCTCGCCGCCGTGCGCGAGGCCAAGCACAAGGGCGCGATTGTCGCCGGCATCTGCAATGTGGTCGGTTCCACCATTGCGCGCGAAACCGGGCGGGGCGTCTACCTGCATGCCGGCCCCGAAATCGGCGTTGCCTCCACCAAGGCCTTCACCTGCCAGGTTTCGGTCATGCTGATGATGGCGCTTAAGATTGCCCGGACGCGTCGACTGCCCCGGCACGAGGGCGAAGAGCTTTCCCGTTGGATCGAAAAGTTGCCGGAGCTGGTCGAAAAGGTGCTGGAGCAGAACGAAGCCATCAAGGTGGTTGCGCAAAAATATGCCCAGTGCGAAAACGCATTCTTCATCGGGCGTGGGTATCTCTTCCCGGTGGCGCTCGAAGGGGCGCTCAAGCTCAAGGAAATCAGCTATGTGCATGCCGAGGGCTACCACGCCGCCGAGCTCAAGCACGGCCCGATTGCCCTGCTTCAGGAAAACACCCCGGTTGTGGCGTTGCTCAACAATATTCCCGGCAAGGACAAGACGCTTGGAAACGCCGAGGAGTGCAAGGCGCGCAATGCGCCGGTCATTGCCGTCGTTAGCGAAGGCGACGAAGCAATCGCCGATGAATTCGATGATGTGATTGTTGTCCCCAACTGCCCGCCCTGCATCACCCCCATCCCGACCGTGGTGGCGCTCCAGTTGCTTTCCTACCACATCGCCGCCGCACGCGGCTGCGAGATCGACCAACCCCGCAACCTCGCAAAATCCGTTACGGTGGAATAG
- a CDS encoding DUF6538 domain-containing protein: protein MVITITMKNVIPRGKTLYFRLAVPADCREAIGKREILQPLKTSDELEAAVGGGEGNAPPFFFAPRNPMSVISQVSYF, encoded by the coding sequence ATGGTTATTACTATTACCATGAAAAACGTCATCCCACGGGGCAAGACCCTATACTTCCGACTAGCCGTTCCGGCAGACTGCCGTGAGGCGATTGGAAAGCGGGAAATCCTCCAGCCCCTGAAAACGTCAGATGAGTTAGAAGCTGCGGTAGGAGGAGGTGAAGGGAATGCTCCACCCTTCTTTTTTGCTCCAAGAAACCCAATGTCAGTCATTAGTCAAGTTTCTTATTTTTAA